The following proteins come from a genomic window of Ornithinimicrobium cryptoxanthini:
- a CDS encoding sensor histidine kinase gives MPTAPTPARSLLRQWLRGWRHVTFLVLNLLTGLVALALIVCIIVGAVLLVAAGAGVLLLWPALWLAWLFAKAEIGRLEAFTGRRITPHVSTGQPRWVTTLGVSSAHRRAAAYSGLHALWGLLTGGLVSALLANCLALLALPLYAGRIPEVGVHLLGVVPLHSTAAWVGAWVVALVVLLLLPLAARQVTQVDTQLVRSLLGQDPEEEIAQLSERVETLTTSRTETVDSVESERRRIERDLHDGPQQRLVAIAMDLGMARERLAHDPEGARGLLDKAHLASKEAIVEMRHVARGITPPILADRGLDAAVSALAARSAVPVTVEVRGVDRLDPTTEAIGYYCVSELLTNVAKHSQARQATVRLDLHRHLSPPALLIEVEDDGVGGADPRGGTGLVGLRQRVTSVDGTLAVRSPAGGPTTVVIQLPARPAPTTPKEIR, from the coding sequence TCCGGGGCTGGCGGCACGTCACCTTCCTGGTGCTCAACCTGCTGACCGGGCTCGTCGCGCTGGCTCTCATCGTGTGCATCATCGTCGGCGCGGTCCTGCTCGTGGCGGCCGGCGCGGGCGTGCTGCTGCTGTGGCCGGCGCTGTGGCTCGCGTGGCTGTTCGCCAAGGCTGAGATCGGCCGGCTTGAGGCCTTCACCGGGCGGCGCATCACACCGCACGTGTCCACCGGTCAGCCCCGGTGGGTCACCACGCTCGGGGTGAGCAGCGCTCACCGGCGCGCTGCGGCATACTCCGGCCTGCACGCCCTCTGGGGTCTGCTGACCGGGGGGCTGGTCAGCGCTCTCCTGGCCAACTGCCTCGCCCTCCTGGCCCTGCCGCTGTATGCCGGGCGCATACCGGAGGTCGGAGTGCACCTGCTCGGGGTGGTCCCGCTGCACTCGACGGCGGCGTGGGTGGGCGCCTGGGTCGTCGCACTGGTCGTGCTGCTCCTGCTCCCGCTTGCGGCCCGCCAGGTGACCCAGGTGGACACCCAGCTGGTGCGGTCGCTCCTCGGGCAGGACCCCGAGGAGGAGATCGCGCAACTCTCGGAGCGGGTCGAGACGCTGACCACCTCGCGGACGGAGACCGTCGACTCAGTGGAGTCCGAGCGGCGCCGCATCGAGCGGGACCTCCATGACGGCCCACAGCAGCGGCTGGTGGCCATCGCGATGGACCTGGGCATGGCCCGCGAGCGTCTCGCCCACGACCCCGAGGGAGCACGGGGGCTCCTCGACAAGGCCCACTTGGCGTCCAAGGAGGCGATCGTGGAGATGCGCCATGTCGCCCGGGGTATCACCCCACCGATCCTGGCCGATCGCGGTCTGGATGCAGCTGTCTCGGCCCTGGCTGCCCGCTCGGCTGTGCCCGTCACCGTCGAGGTCCGCGGCGTTGACCGCCTCGACCCCACGACGGAGGCGATCGGCTACTACTGCGTCTCCGAACTGCTCACCAACGTGGCCAAGCACTCGCAGGCCCGGCAGGCCACGGTGCGCCTCGACCTCCACAGGCACCTGTCCCCGCCCGCACTGCTCATCGAGGTTGAGGACGACGGTGTCGGCGGCGCCGACCCACGCGGCGGCACTGGCCTGGTCGGGCTGCGCCAGCGCGTGACATCGGTGGACGGCACCCTCGCGGTCCGCTCGCCTGCCGGCGGCCCGACCACCGTGGTGATCCAGCTGCCCGCTCGACCCGCCCCCACCACCCCCAAGGAGATCCGATGA